The genomic interval GGTTATTCAGACACAGATTCAACTCATTCAATTTTAAATGAAGAAATTCTAAAAGAACTAAAAACAGAAATTCCTTTACGCCGGCTTGGCAAACCACAGGAAATAGCCAAGGGCATATTATCTGTAATTGAAAATGATTTTTTTAATGGGAAAGTCCTTCAGCTTGATGGTGGAATGGTTGTTTAGCAGGATTAAGAATGTATATCTATAATTTAAACCAGCGCTTTAAACAAATAGTCGAGAAGTTCCCTGACAGGGTCGCTCTCTCTTTTCCTGAAGGTGATAAGGTTAAGTATGGAGAACTTAATCTATTATCAGACAGAATTATGGTGTTTTTACAAGCGATGGCAATTACAAAAGGTTCTGTCGTTGCGATTTATGGTGAAAAAAATGTTTTCACTTTCGCAGCTATTTTAGCCTGTTTGAAATCAGGAATCACCTACACTGTTTTTGATCCTCAAAGTCCAATGGACCGGTTGCAACGAATTTTCTCAACCTGCAAACCATCAGCAGTGTTTTGTTCTAAGGAGACGTTGGAAGTATTTAAAAAACATTTTGGAGATGAAACACACGTATTTGAAAACAACTTTAATCAAATACATGAGGATATTTCATCCATAAAAAAGGCAGATTTTCCAGCTTCTACTCCGGCGTATATAATGTATACATCAGGTTCTACCGGTTTACCGAAAGGTGCATTAATAACCCACGGTAATATTCTCAATTTTATTAATTGGGGAAGGGATGAGTATGGAATCACAGAAGATGATATTTTGACAAACGTAAACCCACTCTATTTTGATAATTCTGTTTTTGACCTGTACAGTGCCATTTTTAATGGAGCAACTCTTGTTCCTTTTTCACAGGATCAGGTTCAAACGGGGCCACGGTTTTTAGAATTAATTGATGAAACTGGCTGTACGCAATGGTTCTCTGTGCCAACCATGTTAATTTTTCTTCAGACTATGCGGGCCTTTAAACAAGATAGTTTTAAATCTATCAAGCGCATAATTTTTGGCGGTGAAGGCTATCCAAAGGCACGCTTAAAAGCATTGTATACTCTTTTTGGACACAGGATTGATTTTTACAATGTCTATGGTCCAACGGAATGTACGTGCATTTGCTCTAATTATAAACTCAGTTCTCAAGACTTTGAAAACCTGGAAGGGTTTCCCCCAATAGGAGCGATAATCGGCAACTTTTCCTGGCAAATTGTTGATGAAGATTTGTCTCCGGTTGAAAATGATTCTCAAGGAGAATTATGCCTCTTAGGGCCAAATGTTGGTGCTGGTTATTACAAAGATCCTGAGAATACATCTAAAAATTTTATTACCAATCCCCAGAATGAAGCATTTTCTGAACCTATGTATCTAACAGGCGACATTGTCCATTATAATAGTTCTGATGGCAAAATTTATATTCATGGCCGCAAAGACAATCAAATAAAACATATGGGTTACCGCATAGAGCTTGAAGAGATAGAAACAGCCATTTGCAGGCTGGATTATATTGATCAGGCTTCAGTTGTCCATGGCTTTAAAATGGGGATTAGCAGGTTGGTTGGAGTGGTTTGCACAAATAAGGAAATAAATGAAACCCGTATGAGAAATGATTTAAAATCATTCTTGCCGGATTATATGATCCCGAATGAGTTCCATTCTGTTTCAGCTTTGCCAACCAATGCAAATGGGAAAATTGACCGCCAAAAAATTTCTGAATTGTACATAAAAGGATACAGGAATGTCTCATGAGTAAAGTAGTAATATTTGGACAGGGTATGATTGCAGACGAGGCCTATTTTTATTTAACCAATGATAGCGAACATGAAATTGTAGCTTTTACTGTGGATGCAAAGTATAAAACTAAAGATGAGCAGTATGGCTTGCCAGTTGTTCCGTTTGAAGAAATAAAAGACAAGTTTCCACCAAATGAATATAAAATGTTTGTTGCTGTGGGTTATCAAAAATTGAATCAGTTACGCGCAGAAAAATACAATCAGGCAAAAGAAAATGGTTATCAGCTGATAAGTTATGTCAGTTCCAGAGCCGCCAATATGGGCAATGTGCCAATCGGTGATAATTGTTTTATCCTGGAAAATTGTTCCATTCAACCATGCAGCAAAATTGGAAACAATGTGACCATTTGGAGCAACAACATTCTTGGCCACCATTCCGAAATAAAAGACCATTGCTATATTGCCGGGCATGTCTCAATTGCCGGGCATAGTGAAATTGGGGCATTCACATTTATCGGCGTAAATGCTATGGTTGGCCATGAA from Calditrichota bacterium carries:
- a CDS encoding amino acid adenylation domain-containing protein; translated protein: MYIYNLNQRFKQIVEKFPDRVALSFPEGDKVKYGELNLLSDRIMVFLQAMAITKGSVVAIYGEKNVFTFAAILACLKSGITYTVFDPQSPMDRLQRIFSTCKPSAVFCSKETLEVFKKHFGDETHVFENNFNQIHEDISSIKKADFPASTPAYIMYTSGSTGLPKGALITHGNILNFINWGRDEYGITEDDILTNVNPLYFDNSVFDLYSAIFNGATLVPFSQDQVQTGPRFLELIDETGCTQWFSVPTMLIFLQTMRAFKQDSFKSIKRIIFGGEGYPKARLKALYTLFGHRIDFYNVYGPTECTCICSNYKLSSQDFENLEGFPPIGAIIGNFSWQIVDEDLSPVENDSQGELCLLGPNVGAGYYKDPENTSKNFITNPQNEAFSEPMYLTGDIVHYNSSDGKIYIHGRKDNQIKHMGYRIELEEIETAICRLDYIDQASVVHGFKMGISRLVGVVCTNKEINETRMRNDLKSFLPDYMIPNEFHSVSALPTNANGKIDRQKISELYIKGYRNVS
- a CDS encoding acetyltransferase; translated protein: MSKVVIFGQGMIADEAYFYLTNDSEHEIVAFTVDAKYKTKDEQYGLPVVPFEEIKDKFPPNEYKMFVAVGYQKLNQLRAEKYNQAKENGYQLISYVSSRAANMGNVPIGDNCFILENCSIQPCSKIGNNVTIWSNNILGHHSEIKDHCYIAGHVSIAGHSEIGAFTFIGVNAMVGHEVNIGESCLIGGGARVTKSAEAGSVFIMPDTEKFRLDSKTFIKMTRL